A window of Gammaproteobacteria bacterium genomic DNA:
TTGAAGTATTATCGTGCGCAACGAGAACTTTACTTGGAAAGAACCTCCAATGGCTGACAGAGCTGTTTTGTGTCCATGCTGTAAATGGGCACTGGTCTATTTTGATTCTTGCTATAATCGATTGAAAATTATACACTATTCTATCTTAAGCGGCGGATTCAACCTTGAAGTGCAACGGGTGGGTTAATCGATTGTAACTCATTATTGAACACTTCAAAAGGAGTTTTGAACCCGAGGCATTTCCGTGGCCGGTGATTTAGGAAATCCTTTGCCCTCTGGATAAGTTTTTCAGGGATGAATTTAAGACTCATCTTCTTTGGAAAGAACTGGCGGATTAGTCCATTCATATTCTCATTGGCGCCACGTTCCCAAGAGGAATATGGGTGTGCGAAATAGAACCCCGCATTCAGTTCCTTGGCGATTCGTTGATGTTGAGAAAACTCCTTGCCGTTGTCGGTCGTGATAGTGTGAACATGATCAGCGAAAGGCTTGAGTAAGGAAATCATCGTGTCCGCCACAACAGCGGCCTCTTTGCTAGCCACATGGGCAATAGACCTTATCGGAAACCTCCTCATCACCCACCACAGTCAATATAAATCATGAGGTTGCGTTGTCCGGCAGAGCTAGGTAGGGGGTTTCCGATAAGGTCTATTCAACAAGCCATCAAAAATGCGGGCCATATTCTGGAATATTTACCCCCTTATTCGCCAGATTTCAATCCCATCGAACATAAGTGGGCGCAATTAAAGGCGATTCGTAAAAGAGAACGCTGTACTACCGAGGAAGTCTTCGCAAATTACGCGTAATCATTTTATGGTGGCTTTGCTATAGGTTACCGCGAGCCGAGTAGTGGCGTAGGCGGAAAGTAGAAACAGGAATATCAAACGTAAGGCATGTCCCCCTCAATCCCTCAGCCCATCAACATCATATGCGAATTCCTTATTTTAGCATTATTATCCCAACCCATAATCGCCCTCAACTCCTGCGGCGTGCAATTTTGTCGCTTCGAGAAAGTAGTTTTGATGATTATGAAATCATCGTGATCTCTGATGAGAGGGCGGTGGTTTTCAATGAGATTAGCGAGTTATTGCAGTCGAGAGATACCTTCCTGAAACGCTCGGGACCACCCGGCCCCGCCGAGAGTCGTAACCAAGGATTACGGATTGCGCGGGGACACTATGTGATGTTCCTAGATGATGATGATGCATTTCTACCGAATTATCTGTACGACCTTTACATAGCAAGACAACAAGGTTCGCAGAATATCTTCTATACAAATTTCAGAATTGTCGAGGAAAATCGAAATTCGTCAGAGGGGATCCTAAAAACCATTGACTACTCGGTTGCGCAAGTCGAGTCAACTCTCGTTTATGTTAAGAATTTTATTCACCCAGGAACCTTGTCATTTCCTCGAGTATCATTACTGAATCGATATCAAGACCTCAGTCTGAAAAGCCTTGAGGATTGGGATTTTCTGCTCAACGTTCTACAAGGTAGTAGCCTTGAGTACAAAAATATCCTTGGCGCAGTTATTTATAAGGATTACTTTAATTTTGGTACGCGTCGGGGAAATTGCGAACAGGCTGAAGATATCCTTGCAGCTAGTGACTATTTAACTATCTACAAAAAGTGGCCCGCGCCCACCGAGGAATTAAAAAACGAGAGAAAGAAGCTTCTTGCTTCAGGAGGTATTAATGTCCCCTTGGTATGGCTTTAATCTATTGGATATTATCGAGGTTCTTGCGTGTTGATGAGGTTTTTGTACAGAAGTTTCTGCCTGGGTGCGGAGTGCAATATTTGCGAGTTTAGCAACGAAGGCAGGATTGTCCGAATAACACACTGCCAAGGCCACCAATCGACAAGGGATAGTTATTGGATACGTCGTATAAAAATTCGGGATGCACAGTAACCACCTCGCTAGCAATTCCTTCAATCGGAAATGTGACCAGGGAATGTGGACGCCGATGGTGCAAAATAGCCGTAATCAAAGCATCGACCATGACCGGTTTGGTAATATCCCGGCACGCAGGCAACACCTCCGATCTTCAACCAAGGCACGGGTAGTCAATCCAATAATTGTTAGGTCTGGGGCAAGTTCTCGAATACGGTGCGTTGCTTCATAGCCATCCATTTCCAGCATCTAGATATCCATAAACACGATATCCCAAGCGTTAGCGCCATCTCGTTGGATCCGGTCCACAGCGAGGCGCCCAAAATGCACTCCCTCCCGATGCAATATCTCGGCTGAAACCAAACGATTTATTTCATGATCCTCCACCGTCAAGATGGTACAACTAGCCAGACGTTGATTGCCTACGACAGAGACAGATGAATCCTTATCAGCAGTCTCCTCCCAATATGCTTTGAGCATCTGACATACTCGGGCGGTCGATCGAGAAGTATGCCCCTGGCAAACTTTTCTGTTCTCATCGTTATCCAGAAGACCTATCAACATTACCTTACGACCAATCGCAGTAACCCTTCATACCGCATCGACAATCTCTCTGTGCATGCCAAGGCAATAATTTCCCATCCATTAGAAGGGGTGGGGTGAACTGTTGCTTTCATCCTCCTCCAACGACAGGATGCGCCTCTCTGCGAGTGGGTTAGTGAAATATTCACCCTTGTCCATACAACATTTGACTGAGATATTACGCCACGCTACCGCGTAGCTAGATTGACGAA
This region includes:
- a CDS encoding hypothetical protein (Evidence 5 : Unknown function) — its product is MVDALITAILHHRRPHSLVTFPIEGIASEVVTVHPEFLYDVSNNYPLSIGGLGSVLFGQSCLRC
- a CDS encoding hypothetical protein (Evidence 5 : Unknown function), which encodes MLKAYWEETADKDSSVSVVGNQRLASCTILTVEDHEINRLVSAEILHREGVHFGRLAVDRIQRDGANAWDIVFMDI
- a CDS encoding transposase, producing the protein MRRFPIRSIAHVASKEAAVVADTMISLLKPFADHVHTITTDNGKEFSQHQRIAKELNAGFYFAHPYSSWERGANENMNGLIRQFFPKKMSLKFIPEKLIQRAKDFLNHRPRKCLGFKTPFEVFNNELQSINPPVALQG
- a CDS encoding hypothetical protein (Evidence 5 : Unknown function); the encoded protein is MLEMDGYEATHRIRELAPDLTIIGLTTRALVEDRRCCLRAGILPNRSWSML
- a CDS encoding Glyco_trans_2-like domain-containing protein; translated protein: MRIPYFSIIIPTHNRPQLLRRAILSLRESSFDDYEIIVISDERAVVFNEISELLQSRDTFLKRSGPPGPAESRNQGLRIARGHYVMFLDDDDAFLPNYLYDLYIARQQGSQNIFYTNFRIVEENRNSSEGILKTIDYSVAQVESTLVYVKNFIHPGTLSFPRVSLLNRYQDLSLKSLEDWDFLLNVLQGSSLEYKNILGAVIYKDYFNFGTRRGNCEQAEDILAASDYLTIYKKWPAPTEELKNERKKLLASGGINVPLVWL
- a CDS encoding hypothetical protein (Evidence 5 : Unknown function), with the protein product MRLRCPAELGRGFPIRSIQQAIKNAGHILEYLPPYSPDFNPIEHKWAQLKAIRKRERCTTEEVFANYA